One region of Bombus affinis isolate iyBomAffi1 chromosome 3, iyBomAffi1.2, whole genome shotgun sequence genomic DNA includes:
- the LOC126914555 gene encoding transmembrane 9 superfamily member 2 isoform X1, protein MARIILLWLLFVVCLIHHSSTFYLPGLAPVNYCKVGETSETCKSEIKLYVNRLNTEKYVIPYEYHHFDFCPSDETQSPVENLGQVVFGERIRPSPYKLEFMKNVNCDVVCKRSYQGGNKESEKKLEFLRKGMAFKYQHHWIVDNMPVTWCYQLEDERQYCSTGFPMGCFLRDSRSQQDCTVNDAYNKRENSYYLYNHVDLTITYHSGVKEEWGSAFKENGGRIISVKVVPRSIKHGTVVNCDHKEALDIPHSPLSIGKIFDITYTYSVTYIENSTIKWSSRWDYILESMPHTNIQWFSILNSLIIVLFLSGMVAMILLRTLHKDIARYNQASFQIESGEDAHEEFGWKLVHGDVFRPPRKGMLLSVLLGSGVQVFYMTLVTLAFACLGFLSPANRGALMTCAMVLYVCLGATAGYVSARIYKSFGGEKWKSNVVLTSMLSPGIVFSLFFIMNLIFWANESSAAVPFSTLIALLALWFGVSLPLTFIGAYLGFRKRSLEHPVRTNQIPRQIPEQSFYTQPIPGVIMGGVLPFGCIFIQLFFILNSLWSSQVYYMFGFLFLVFVILVITCSETTILLCYFHLCAEDYHWWWRSFLTSGFTAFYLLIYCIHFFMTKLEIEDATSTFLYFGYTCIMVYLFFVLTGSIGFFACFWFVRKIYSVVKVD, encoded by the exons ATGGCGAGAATAATTTTACTGTGGTTACTGTTCGTTGTATGTCTAATTCACCATTCATCGACTTTTTATTTACCGGGTCTAGCACCGGTGAATTATTGCAAGGTCGGAGAAACCTCTGAAACGTGTAAA TCCGAGATTAAACTATATGTAAATCGTCTAAACACTGAGAAATATGTAATACCATATGAATATCATCA CTTTGATTTTTGTCCTTCCGATGAAACTCAGAGTCCTGTTGAAAACTTGGGACAAGTTGTTTTTGGAGAACGTATAAGGCCTTCTCCTTACAAg CTAGAGTTCATGAAAAATGTTAATTGTGACGTTGTGTGTAAAAGATCATATCAAGGTGGAAATAAAGAATCAGAAAAGAAATTGGAATTTTTGAGGAAAGGAATGGCATTTAAATATCAGCATCATTGGATAGTTG ATAATATGCCTGTTACGTGGTGTTATCAGTTAGAGGATGAAAGACAATATTGTAGTACTGGATTTCCTATGGGATGCTTCTTGCGAGATTCAAGATCTCAACAGGACTGTACTGTTAAT GATGCATATAATAAAAGAGAAAACAGTTATTACCTATATAATCACGTAGACCTTACGATCACGTATCATAGCGGTGTTAAAGAAGAATGGGGATCTGCATTTAAGGAAAATGGAGGACGTATAATAT CTGTTAAGGTGGTTCCTCGTAGTATTAAACATGGTACTGTTGTTAACTGTGACCACAAAGAAGCATTAGATATACCACACAGTCCACTTTCTATTGGGAAAATCTTTGATATTACTTACACATACTCTGTGACATATATT GAAAACAGTACAATCAAATGGTCATCTAGATGGGATTATATCTTAGAATCTATGCCACATACAAATATCCAGTGGTTTAGTATTCTTAATTcattaataattgttttgttcctttctggaatggtggccATGATATTGCTCCGAACATTGCACAAAGATATTGCGAGATACAATCAG GCTTCCTTCCAGATAGAATCAGGAGAAGACGCACATGAAGAATTTGGCTGGAAATTAGTTCATGGTGATGTATTTCGACCTCCTCGCAAAGGAATGTTATTATCAGTTTTACTCGGGTCTGGTGTTCAAGTGTTTTATATGACACTTGTAACACTTG CATTTGCGTGTTTAGGATTTTTATCTCCAGCAAACAGAGGAGCTTTAATGACTTGTGCCATGGTTTTATATGTTTGCCTCGGAGCTACTGCTGGTTACGTATCTGCTAGAATATATAAAAGCTTCGGTGgtgaaaaatggaaatcgaacGTTGTACTTACATCTATGTTGAGTCCTGG AATTGTATTCAGTTTATTCTTtataatgaatttaattttttggGCAAATGAAAGTTCAGCTGCAGTACCATTCAGCACCCTTATTGCTCTTCTAGCACTTTGGTTTGGAGTGTCTCTTCCATTAACATTTATTGGTGCTTATTTAGGATTCCGGAAAAGG tcTTTGGAGCATCCTGTTAGAACCAATCAGATTCCTAGACAAATACCAGAACAAAGTTTTTATACTCAACCAATACCTGGTGTAATAATGGGTGGAGTTCTACCTTTCGgatgtatatttatacaattattcTTTATACTTAATTCTTTATG GTCAAGTCAGGTGTATTACATGTTTGGATTTCTCTTTTTGGTATTTGTTATACTCGTAATTACATGTTCAGAAACGACGATTTTACTTTGCTATTTCCATCTTTGTGCAGAG gaTTATCATTGGTGGTGGCGTAGTTTCTTAACATCTGGATTTACCGCGTTCTATTTATTAATCTATTgcatacattttttcatgactAAGTTGGAAATAGAAGATGCTACATCTACGTTCCTTTACTTTGGTTATACTTGTATTATGGTTTACTTATTCTTCGTTTTAACAG GATCAATTGGCTTCTTTGCCTGTTTCTGGTTCGTGCGAAAGATCTACAGTGTCGTAAAAGTCGACTAA
- the LOC126914555 gene encoding transmembrane 9 superfamily member 2 isoform X2 translates to MARIILLWLLFVVCLIHHSSTFYLPGLAPVNYCKVGETSETCKSEIKLYVNRLNTEKYVIPYEYHHFDFCPSDETQSPVENLGQVVFGERIRPSPYKLEFMKNVNCDVVCKRSYQGGNKESEKKLEFLRKGMAFKYQHHWIVDNMPVTWCYQLEDERQYCSTGFPMGCFLRDSRSQQDCTVNDAYNKRENSYYLYNHVDLTITYHSGVKEEWGSAFKENGGRIISVKVVPRSIKHGTVVNCDHKEALDIPHSPLSIGKIFDITYTYSVTYIENSTIKWSSRWDYILESMPHTNIQWFSILNSLIIVLFLSGMVAMILLRTLHKDIARYNQIESGEDAHEEFGWKLVHGDVFRPPRKGMLLSVLLGSGVQVFYMTLVTLAFACLGFLSPANRGALMTCAMVLYVCLGATAGYVSARIYKSFGGEKWKSNVVLTSMLSPGIVFSLFFIMNLIFWANESSAAVPFSTLIALLALWFGVSLPLTFIGAYLGFRKRSLEHPVRTNQIPRQIPEQSFYTQPIPGVIMGGVLPFGCIFIQLFFILNSLWSSQVYYMFGFLFLVFVILVITCSETTILLCYFHLCAEDYHWWWRSFLTSGFTAFYLLIYCIHFFMTKLEIEDATSTFLYFGYTCIMVYLFFVLTGSIGFFACFWFVRKIYSVVKVD, encoded by the exons ATGGCGAGAATAATTTTACTGTGGTTACTGTTCGTTGTATGTCTAATTCACCATTCATCGACTTTTTATTTACCGGGTCTAGCACCGGTGAATTATTGCAAGGTCGGAGAAACCTCTGAAACGTGTAAA TCCGAGATTAAACTATATGTAAATCGTCTAAACACTGAGAAATATGTAATACCATATGAATATCATCA CTTTGATTTTTGTCCTTCCGATGAAACTCAGAGTCCTGTTGAAAACTTGGGACAAGTTGTTTTTGGAGAACGTATAAGGCCTTCTCCTTACAAg CTAGAGTTCATGAAAAATGTTAATTGTGACGTTGTGTGTAAAAGATCATATCAAGGTGGAAATAAAGAATCAGAAAAGAAATTGGAATTTTTGAGGAAAGGAATGGCATTTAAATATCAGCATCATTGGATAGTTG ATAATATGCCTGTTACGTGGTGTTATCAGTTAGAGGATGAAAGACAATATTGTAGTACTGGATTTCCTATGGGATGCTTCTTGCGAGATTCAAGATCTCAACAGGACTGTACTGTTAAT GATGCATATAATAAAAGAGAAAACAGTTATTACCTATATAATCACGTAGACCTTACGATCACGTATCATAGCGGTGTTAAAGAAGAATGGGGATCTGCATTTAAGGAAAATGGAGGACGTATAATAT CTGTTAAGGTGGTTCCTCGTAGTATTAAACATGGTACTGTTGTTAACTGTGACCACAAAGAAGCATTAGATATACCACACAGTCCACTTTCTATTGGGAAAATCTTTGATATTACTTACACATACTCTGTGACATATATT GAAAACAGTACAATCAAATGGTCATCTAGATGGGATTATATCTTAGAATCTATGCCACATACAAATATCCAGTGGTTTAGTATTCTTAATTcattaataattgttttgttcctttctggaatggtggccATGATATTGCTCCGAACATTGCACAAAGATATTGCGAGATACAATCAG ATAGAATCAGGAGAAGACGCACATGAAGAATTTGGCTGGAAATTAGTTCATGGTGATGTATTTCGACCTCCTCGCAAAGGAATGTTATTATCAGTTTTACTCGGGTCTGGTGTTCAAGTGTTTTATATGACACTTGTAACACTTG CATTTGCGTGTTTAGGATTTTTATCTCCAGCAAACAGAGGAGCTTTAATGACTTGTGCCATGGTTTTATATGTTTGCCTCGGAGCTACTGCTGGTTACGTATCTGCTAGAATATATAAAAGCTTCGGTGgtgaaaaatggaaatcgaacGTTGTACTTACATCTATGTTGAGTCCTGG AATTGTATTCAGTTTATTCTTtataatgaatttaattttttggGCAAATGAAAGTTCAGCTGCAGTACCATTCAGCACCCTTATTGCTCTTCTAGCACTTTGGTTTGGAGTGTCTCTTCCATTAACATTTATTGGTGCTTATTTAGGATTCCGGAAAAGG tcTTTGGAGCATCCTGTTAGAACCAATCAGATTCCTAGACAAATACCAGAACAAAGTTTTTATACTCAACCAATACCTGGTGTAATAATGGGTGGAGTTCTACCTTTCGgatgtatatttatacaattattcTTTATACTTAATTCTTTATG GTCAAGTCAGGTGTATTACATGTTTGGATTTCTCTTTTTGGTATTTGTTATACTCGTAATTACATGTTCAGAAACGACGATTTTACTTTGCTATTTCCATCTTTGTGCAGAG gaTTATCATTGGTGGTGGCGTAGTTTCTTAACATCTGGATTTACCGCGTTCTATTTATTAATCTATTgcatacattttttcatgactAAGTTGGAAATAGAAGATGCTACATCTACGTTCCTTTACTTTGGTTATACTTGTATTATGGTTTACTTATTCTTCGTTTTAACAG GATCAATTGGCTTCTTTGCCTGTTTCTGGTTCGTGCGAAAGATCTACAGTGTCGTAAAAGTCGACTAA